The sequence TGCCAGCCGTTATCCAGACGCCAATACCTTTCTAAGGCTAAGTTTGACTCCAAACTCTTAGTATCACGGTTATCTAAGTTCTTCATGCCGTACTTAATTTGATAATAGTCATTAAGTACGTCATCTAACGGAATCTTATAAGTCGCAGTAATCGTCTGTTCGGGCTTAGAAATTGATAGGCTGCTATTGAAGCTATGGCCTCGGTCGTTAACCCAGGGCTTCTTCCATTTAAGGGTACCTTTTACACCAAGATCGGTTGAAACACCGATACCGGTTTCGATTTGATTACGCGCTTGCGGTGCAAGGCTGACCTTCATCGGAATTTCTCTTCCCTCACCCAGCTCGCTTAAATCCGGTTCAACAAATACAGAAGAGAACCAATCCGTATTAGATAGGTTTTGGTTATACTCGCCGACTTTGGTAATCGAATAAGGTTCGCCATCTTCAAAGGGTTTGAGTGATTGCACCTTGTCATCTCTGATCTGGCTGCCAGTAACCTGAGTCGTGCCAAAGTGATAGCGAATACCACTGTTGTAATGAAGACGAACGTAAGCACGGTTTAATTCCGGGGCAACCTCTAACTTGCTGACCTCATACGCACCATCAAAATACCCTTTCGCTAATCCAAGGTTGCGCATTGAAGATTTCAAAGAGTCGTAACTACCATGATTGAGAACCGAGCCTTTAGAAAGCTTGCTCTTGGCGATCAAAGCCAAAAAGTCAGGATCATCTTTTGCTTCGCCGCTAAGCACGATATCAGATGTATAAATGAGAACCGGTTCGCCCGGCTCAACAGAAACAATGAGCTCAGAATCATCTTCAGAATGAGAGAATTTGATTGTAGGTTGGTAGTAACCCAACGCATTGAGGGCTTCTTTGATCATAGATTCCAAACGAGATTGGAACCTCAGTGAAATCGCATACTCTTCTTCAGGAATGGCACTTAGATAAGCATCAACATTGTCCTCAAGCGCTCCATCAAGCCCTTTAATCTCAAGGGATACGTCGGCATAAGCAAGCGTCGATGACAGTAGAGTGCCAATCAGAACTGGTAAAGTTTTTCTTATCATGTTTAATTGGTTGAAGAAGTTATCAATACGTTAATAAGTGAAAAGAAATAATACCGCTAAAAAGCCATTGAGTCTGTAACAAATCTGGTAATAACACGGTCTAATTTAAAGACTTAGTCAATATTAACCAACCGTTAATATGAACCTAGAGTTAAATTAAACCAACGCGGTAAACGTATGCGAAAAGGAATATAACATGCTAAACAAACAACAACTGGTTTCCGCAACAACCGCTTTACCGGGAAATGCGAACCCAATCCAAATCACTGAGCGCCATTTCGTTAATCAAACGGATCTACTTGATCCGCCTACGGGTTCTCAACAAGAAGTTCTGCTCGGTATGGGGTGTTTCTGGGGAGCTGAACGTCTGTTCTGGCAATTAAAGGGCGTTGTCTCTACCTCAGTTGGTTACGCAGGTGGATACACAGTAAACCCAACCTATGAACAAGTATGCTCAGGACAAACAGGCCATACTGAAGTGGTTCGTGTTGTTTTTGATAGCGAGCAAACCTCATTAGCAACGTTGCTTGAAACCTTCTGGGAAAGTCACGATCCCACTCAAGGTATGCGCCAAGGTAATGATTTAGGCACTCAATATCGCTCCGCTATCTACACCTTCAGTGAGCAACAACAATTGGTTGCTGAACAATCTAAGCAGGAATACCAACGAGCGGTCACTGAATCATTAGGCAACGAGATCACGACGGAAGTTCTGCCAGCAGGAAAGTATTTTTTTGCGGAGACGTACCACCAGCAGTATCTAGCAAAAAATCCTAATGGCTACTGTGGGTTGGGCGGAACCGGTGTGTGCTTCCCTCCACAATAAACGGTGCTAGGCCGTAAACGAAATCCATTAAAAAAGGGCTTTTATTAAGAAGCCCTTTTTCATTGTTCTCTATTTCGCATGAGACAAATCGATAAGTGTCAGTTACACCGGCAGCGCAGCAATCGTGCCGTTAACTTCTTTAAAAATGGTGAGCTTTTGTTTGTCTGAAACTTCAGGAAGAAGCACTTTGCCTTGGTCGAAGCGAAACTCTCCGATACCTTCAATAGCAAACTGGCCTTTGAACAGGACTTTAACGAAACGCGCCACTTGGTGTGGACGGTAAGTAGAAAATTTTCTTAACATAATACAACCTCAATTCCATTTGAGTACTACAGTTACCTGCCTGAACATCGCCTTGTTCAAAGCACATATAATCGCTAAATCCTTTAGCAAACAGCAAGATAATCTATTTTTCATCTCGATATTGATGCATTATACCTTTTGATAACAAGCCTGCAACTTATTTCTACATCGTACGATAAAAAAGTTAAAGAGGCATTTTTCAAATTTCATATTATACTTCCAGTGCAAACCAATAAGCGGAACAAAAATATAATGAAAAACAAAACTCTACTGGCTTTTTTAGCCGCAGCCTCTCCACTCTTCGCCAATGCTCACAACCTATCTGTAGGTGAAACTCTGCCTGCTGTCGATGTTAGCAACTATGGTGAAATCGTACTAAACGACGGAAATACCGGATATCAAGCTTGGGCAACCAACAATCTCCTAGGTAAAGTTCGTGTCGTTCAAGCTATCGCTGGCCGTAGCAGCTCTAAAGAGCTCAACGCACCACTGATGGCAGCCATTACAGCATCTAAATTCTCAGAAGACAGCTACCAAACCACTACCATCATCAACCAAGATGATGCTATCTGGGGTACAGGTTCTTTTGTGAAATCGTCTGCCGAAAGCAGTAAAGAAGAATTTCCATGGTCTTCGATGGTGTTAGATGAAGACGGAGCCGTCGCGTCATCATGGGCTTTAGCAGAAGAAAGCTCAGCGATTATCGTTCAAGACAAACAAGGTAAAATATTGTTTGTCAAAGAAGGTGCTCTCAACGAATCAGAAGTCACGCAAGTTATTGAATTGATTAAAGCGAGCCTTTAATCAGATAATCGCGTCTTTTTCGAGACCTGACCAAAGGATATTGTTATATTATAACAGTATCCTTTTTTAATTCTGTGGTTAATCATACTCATGTGGCAAAACACACCTAACAATGTGAAACGCAAAACAGGCTTCTTGCTTGGGCTGATGCTCATGTTAAGCGTGTTAGCGGCAACACATATGGTGGATATTGACCCCGATCACCACACTTCGCATCACTGTGAGCTGTTTTCGATAAATCAGTTCATTACTGCGCACTCACTGCCACAGGTTCCAGAGTTCCATTCCGAATTTATTGCCACGATTACAGAGTCAGTAATTTCGTTACAGCGCCTGTATTTCGCTTATTTAGCACGTTCACCTCCTGTAAATATCGCTTAATTACCACTACTTTTTAATTAACCTTTATTCAGGAAAAAAACATGAAACCTACTATTTTAGCCGTTGTTATCGGCATGACTGTCTCAACGAATGTTCTAGCTAACGAAGAATTCCGCTCTCACGAAGCACACGTGCACGGTAAAGTTGAAGTGAACATCGCTCAAGATGGGCAAGAGCTGCTTGTTGAAGTAACAGCTCCCGGCGCTGATGTGGTTGGCTTTGAACATGCTCCAGAAACTGCCGAGCAAAAGAAAGTGTTTGAACAAGCTATCGCGCAACTGAACAAGCCAGAAGAACTATTTGGTTTCAACAATGCAAGCTGTACTCTGAAGTTCAAGTCAGTGACGAACACCCTAGAAGACAATCATGATGACCATGAAGGCCATGACCACGCTGAAGGCGAACATGACGACCACGAAGGTCATGACCACGCTGAGCACGATCATGACGACCACAAAGACCATGACCATGCTGAACATGATCATGACGATCACAAAGACCATGACCACGCCGAACACGATCATGACGACCACAAAGGCCATGACCACGCGGAACACGATCATGACGACCACGAAGGCCATGACCATGCTGAACACGGTCATGATGACCACGAAGGCCATGACCATTCAGAAGGTGGCCACGGTGAATTCACGGTTGAGTATCACTACCAATGTTCAGACATTGCGAAACTCGATACGGTGAGCACTCAATGGTTCTCTAAGTTCAGCAACACAAAATCAATGACGGTGAACCTGCTAACTGACAGCGCTCAAATTCAAGAAGTGCTTAACGCAGATCGTATTAGTTTTCGATTCTAATCAGTATTAGATTGAATTAAACGTAGATAAGCAGCCAAGTAAGTATTCACTTACTTGGCTGTACAAATCGGTGTGCTCTGGGAATTTATTATTCGAATAACTGTCCAGTAGATACACCGCTTTAATTATTGGAGCTAATATGTCTTCTGACAGTTCATCACTTGTCGTCAAACTCGAAAATATCAGCTTTCGTTGGAAGCCTGAGCTATCCCCAACTCTAGAGATCCCTTCACTGCACATCCAAACCCAAGAGCACCTTTTCATTAAAGGTCCCAGTGGTTGCGGGAAATCGACATTATTAGGGCTGCTGACCGGAATTAACCAAGCAGATCAAGGTGAAGTCTCTATCTTAGGCCAAGACCTCACTCAGCTGACACCTCGTCAAAGAGACAAATTCAGAGCCGATCATATTGGTTATATATTCCAACAATTTAACCTGCTTCCTTACCTGTCTGTGATCGACAACGTGACGCTTCCTTGTCAGTTCTCAACAATTCGCAAGCAGCAAGTCACTGAAAGTAAGAGCAGCCTGCAAGCCACCGC is a genomic window of Vibrio sp. FE10 containing:
- a CDS encoding DUF2607 family protein: MWQNTPNNVKRKTGFLLGLMLMLSVLAATHMVDIDPDHHTSHHCELFSINQFITAHSLPQVPEFHSEFIATITESVISLQRLYFAYLARSPPVNIA
- the msrA gene encoding peptide-methionine (S)-S-oxide reductase MsrA, with the translated sequence MLNKQQLVSATTALPGNANPIQITERHFVNQTDLLDPPTGSQQEVLLGMGCFWGAERLFWQLKGVVSTSVGYAGGYTVNPTYEQVCSGQTGHTEVVRVVFDSEQTSLATLLETFWESHDPTQGMRQGNDLGTQYRSAIYTFSEQQQLVAEQSKQEYQRAVTESLGNEITTEVLPAGKYFFAETYHQQYLAKNPNGYCGLGGTGVCFPPQ
- the tamA gene encoding autotransporter assembly complex protein TamA, coding for MIRKTLPVLIGTLLSSTLAYADVSLEIKGLDGALEDNVDAYLSAIPEEEYAISLRFQSRLESMIKEALNALGYYQPTIKFSHSEDDSELIVSVEPGEPVLIYTSDIVLSGEAKDDPDFLALIAKSKLSKGSVLNHGSYDSLKSSMRNLGLAKGYFDGAYEVSKLEVAPELNRAYVRLHYNSGIRYHFGTTQVTGSQIRDDKVQSLKPFEDGEPYSITKVGEYNQNLSNTDWFSSVFVEPDLSELGEGREIPMKVSLAPQARNQIETGIGVSTDLGVKGTLKWKKPWVNDRGHSFNSSLSISKPEQTITATYKIPLDDVLNDYYQIKYGMKNLDNRDTKSLESNLALERYWRLDNGWQRTVFIRYLIENYEQGLQDDLAQFVLPGISFSRTRTRGGSMPMWGDKQTIMVEAGDDTLLSETKVVRFQGQTAWIRSIGNNHRGLTRLQFGGNFADEFEKLSPSLRFFAGGDNSIRGYGYESISPRDESGALTGAKFIATSSFEYQYRLVGNWWGAAFYDIGDAFNDKPEWKHGTGVGVRWASPVGPVSLDFAWGLDAKKGDEFQLHFSLGPEL
- a CDS encoding YtfJ family protein — its product is MKNKTLLAFLAAASPLFANAHNLSVGETLPAVDVSNYGEIVLNDGNTGYQAWATNNLLGKVRVVQAIAGRSSSKELNAPLMAAITASKFSEDSYQTTTIINQDDAIWGTGSFVKSSAESSKEEFPWSSMVLDEDGAVASSWALAEESSAIIVQDKQGKILFVKEGALNESEVTQVIELIKASL
- a CDS encoding DUF1107 family protein gives rise to the protein MLRKFSTYRPHQVARFVKVLFKGQFAIEGIGEFRFDQGKVLLPEVSDKQKLTIFKEVNGTIAALPV
- the zrgA gene encoding zinc uptake protein ZrgA, whose protein sequence is MKPTILAVVIGMTVSTNVLANEEFRSHEAHVHGKVEVNIAQDGQELLVEVTAPGADVVGFEHAPETAEQKKVFEQAIAQLNKPEELFGFNNASCTLKFKSVTNTLEDNHDDHEGHDHAEGEHDDHEGHDHAEHDHDDHKDHDHAEHDHDDHKDHDHAEHDHDDHKGHDHAEHDHDDHEGHDHAEHGHDDHEGHDHSEGGHGEFTVEYHYQCSDIAKLDTVSTQWFSKFSNTKSMTVNLLTDSAQIQEVLNADRISFRF
- a CDS encoding ABC transporter ATP-binding protein; translation: MSSDSSSLVVKLENISFRWKPELSPTLEIPSLHIQTQEHLFIKGPSGCGKSTLLGLLTGINQADQGEVSILGQDLTQLTPRQRDKFRADHIGYIFQQFNLLPYLSVIDNVTLPCQFSTIRKQQVTESKSSLQATAQDLLLRLKLPQALMDKPVTELSIGQQQRVAAARALIGQPKIIIADEPTSALDHDNREAFIELLLEQANQAGSTLIFVSHDPTLEKLFTRTIDLKTVNQAKVVV